A stretch of DNA from Dethiosulfovibrio salsuginis:
CGACGTTGCTCCATAGGCTTTATCTCGGCAAATACCGATGTCTTACGCTCCTGCTGTTGCGCCTCTTTGCAGGCAGCTTTGCGGACCTGGTTTTGGCGGTAATAATAGGTATGAACGTGGATTCCCTTGGATTTGCACCAGGCCCTTACGGTCATTCCGCTGGACCGACAGTCATTGATATGATCTGTCCAGATCTTTAAGGTCTCTGCTAGCTTAGCTTCTTGGTTCGTCATCATTGGTCTACCACCCCCGTACTGATTGAGTTCCCTTCAGTCTTCATCGTGGGGCGATTATCTCACGCCGATGATGATGCTACGAGGTACTGCTAGCTTTGACGCTTACGCTCTTCCAGGTCGCCCCTCCTTAACGTATCCAAATGTATATAGCAAAACATTTTAGATTCTTAAGAATGTTAATATTATTAAGATTTTTTATCTTAAGATAATCAAATCCCCTTGCATTTTTAAAATAAAGGCGTATCCTGTAATTGTTGCGGCAAAAAACTGCTTTTCGTGTTTTTTCCTTGTTTTCGTGTTTGTGAAAACCATGGCGTCCTCCCACTCTATATATCAGACCCCAAAGAAAAGGAGGTGAACTTAATGGCAAGCTTTGTACCTATGTCCAGCCGCATCGTCATGAGGTGTCAGGTGGGAACCACTGTCGACGGAACTCCTAAGCTCGGGAGCCTGTCGATCTCCAAAGTGGATCCCGCCCTCACCGCCGACAAGGTGGACGCCG
This window harbors:
- the tnpA gene encoding IS66 family insertion sequence element accessory protein TnpA, with amino-acid sequence MMTNQEAKLAETLKIWTDHINDCRSSGMTVRAWCKSKGIHVHTYYYRQNQVRKAACKEAQQQERKTSVFAEIKPMEQRR
- a CDS encoding DUF1659 domain-containing protein, translated to MASFVPMSSRIVMRCQVGTTVDGTPKLGSLSISKVDPALTADKVDAVVTALGGLLSVPVVESHKADVNLVSA